The following coding sequences are from one bacterium window:
- the miaB gene encoding tRNA (N6-isopentenyl adenosine(37)-C2)-methylthiotransferase MiaB gives MMRPSDNRVRTVHIKTYGCQMNERDSEAIGALLVRHGYQLSSSEAEADVILVNTCSIRGKAEEKALGKLRLMAVEKRERPGLMVGAVGCMVQRLGPEILKKVKGLDLAVGTHRLNALPAMIEAVAAGHGPLVDTGEADREAEALAGHLGGSLSAYVNILLGCDRHCAYCIVPTVRGAEWSRPAESVLREVRALAEQGCREITLLGQSVMSYGKKNPVWAEAHRSERGFVEPLPRLLEAVSQVPGIRRIRFTSGHPTGCSAEIARAMGEIPGVCDHLHLPVQSGSDRILKLMRRGYTADDYLAAVRRLRESVPTLALTSDVIVGFPGETQEDFEATRRLMAAAQFDNAFIFKYSPREGTPAADMEDDVSAEEKLRRNHIILADQDVLGEGLNRACIGTTVEVLVEGPSLRNKERWAGRSSTNKITIFDPSEEVRVGDIVSVHIEKVGAQTLYGSLIEVKTS, from the coding sequence ATGATGAGACCATCAGATAATCGAGTGCGAACCGTTCATATCAAAACCTATGGGTGCCAGATGAATGAGCGCGACAGCGAGGCGATCGGCGCCCTGCTAGTCCGGCATGGATATCAATTGTCGTCCAGTGAAGCGGAGGCGGATGTCATTCTGGTCAACACCTGCAGTATCCGGGGAAAGGCCGAGGAAAAGGCGCTGGGAAAACTCCGGCTGATGGCGGTGGAAAAACGGGAGCGGCCCGGCCTGATGGTCGGGGCCGTGGGGTGTATGGTGCAGCGGCTGGGCCCGGAGATCCTCAAAAAGGTCAAGGGGCTGGATCTGGCGGTGGGCACGCACCGGTTGAATGCCCTGCCGGCCATGATCGAGGCGGTGGCGGCCGGGCACGGGCCCCTGGTGGACACCGGGGAGGCCGACCGGGAAGCCGAGGCGCTCGCCGGACATCTGGGCGGCTCGCTTTCGGCGTACGTGAATATTTTATTGGGCTGCGACCGCCATTGTGCCTATTGCATTGTGCCCACGGTGCGCGGTGCAGAATGGAGCCGCCCTGCGGAAAGCGTGTTGCGGGAAGTCAGGGCCTTGGCGGAACAGGGATGCCGTGAAATCACCCTGTTGGGCCAGAGTGTGATGTCTTATGGGAAAAAGAATCCGGTGTGGGCCGAGGCGCACCGGTCGGAACGGGGCTTCGTGGAGCCTCTCCCGCGGTTATTGGAGGCGGTGAGCCAGGTGCCTGGGATCCGCCGGATTCGCTTTACGTCCGGGCATCCCACCGGCTGCAGTGCTGAAATCGCCCGGGCCATGGGCGAGATCCCGGGGGTATGCGACCATCTCCATCTTCCCGTTCAATCAGGCTCTGACCGGATCCTGAAACTGATGCGTCGCGGGTATACGGCGGACGACTATCTTGCCGCTGTACGCCGACTGAGGGAGTCCGTGCCCACCCTGGCGCTGACCTCGGATGTGATTGTCGGGTTTCCGGGTGAGACGCAGGAGGACTTTGAGGCCACGCGCCGGTTGATGGCGGCCGCCCAGTTTGATAATGCGTTCATTTTCAAGTACTCCCCGCGCGAGGGGACCCCGGCCGCCGACATGGAGGATGATGTGTCGGCTGAAGAGAAATTGCGGCGTAATCACATCATTCTGGCCGATCAGGATGTGCTGGGCGAGGGCCTCAACCGGGCTTGCATCGGAACGACCGTTGAGGTGTTGGTGGAGGGGCCCAGCTTGAGGAATAAGGAGCGCTGGGCCGGCCGGTCGAGCACGAATAAAATCACCATATTTGACCCTAGCGAAGAGGTGCGGGTGGGTGATATAGTCAGCGTCCATATTGAAAAGGTTGGGGCTCAAACGTTATACGGATCACTAATCGAGGTTAAGACGTCATGA
- a CDS encoding ATP-binding protein, with protein sequence MNLYLIISISGGMLLLIALAWNCRQALTKVLCRGRLTALTEEIARARQVQDELRQENQNLSAVIASREAELREAVRSALSSTEDEMRRVGQEIHDSLCQELVGLLRMAENLGSQQSPLMTEQIAYALQVARGISYNLTLHELESQSLPDALALFVSRFNGLPGTLLELNCDADLMTFTQEESRHIYRVIREAVVNAIRHGKARHIWIDLVLEGRQIIVSVSNDGAPLPAASAQVQGMGLKQIMMRANLLDARFTLTTNKLGKTIAELVIPADQLEKDLWARR encoded by the coding sequence ATGAATCTGTATCTGATTATATCCATTTCCGGAGGCATGCTCCTGCTCATCGCACTGGCGTGGAACTGCCGTCAGGCGCTGACCAAGGTATTGTGTCGGGGACGCCTCACCGCCCTGACAGAGGAGATTGCGAGGGCCAGACAGGTTCAGGACGAGTTACGCCAGGAAAATCAGAACCTCAGTGCTGTGATCGCCAGTCGAGAGGCAGAACTACGGGAGGCGGTCAGGTCCGCACTGAGCTCAACTGAAGACGAGATGCGACGCGTCGGGCAGGAAATCCACGATAGTCTTTGTCAGGAACTGGTCGGTCTGCTCCGGATGGCCGAGAACCTCGGCTCTCAACAGTCGCCCCTTATGACCGAGCAGATCGCCTATGCCCTGCAAGTCGCCCGGGGCATCTCCTATAATCTGACGTTGCACGAATTGGAGTCTCAATCCCTGCCGGATGCGCTAGCCCTGTTCGTCAGTCGATTCAATGGTCTCCCGGGCACCCTGCTGGAGCTTAACTGTGATGCCGACCTGATGACCTTCACCCAGGAGGAGTCCAGGCACATCTACCGGGTGATCCGGGAGGCGGTGGTAAACGCCATCCGCCACGGCAAGGCCCGGCACATCTGGATCGACCTGGTATTGGAAGGGCGGCAAATCATCGTCTCGGTATCCAATGATGGAGCCCCGTTACCCGCCGCCTCCGCCCAGGTGCAGGGGATGGGTCTTAAGCAAATTATGATGCGCGCCAACTTATTGGATGCCCGGTTCACCTTGACCACCAATAAACTAGGGAAAACCATTGCGGAACTGGTCATTCCGGCCGACCAACTGGAGAAAGACCTGTGGGCACGACGGTAA
- a CDS encoding ferritin family protein, translating into MDLNYGLATPMEILQEALKREHAAHDFYASVRDHVKTPLIRELAEGLCEEEQRHIRLIEKQIVKLNLG; encoded by the coding sequence ATGGACTTGAATTATGGATTGGCGACGCCCATGGAGATCCTTCAAGAGGCGCTTAAGCGAGAACATGCGGCGCATGATTTTTATGCTTCGGTGCGGGATCATGTCAAAACGCCCCTCATTCGTGAGCTGGCGGAAGGTTTATGCGAAGAGGAGCAGCGGCATATCCGGTTGATTGAAAAACAGATCGTGAAGTTGAACCTGGGTTAG
- a CDS encoding HAD-IIIA family hydrolase, whose translation MEPGKLIIFDLDGTLVDSCMDLATAVNLMRAHFGLPALALETIRGFVGNGVKMLVTRALEGTGIDVDDALKVQMPLYLAHAVEKTALYPGVHEGLARLRERGYRLAVATNKPAESCDLILTHLGIFDWFMAVMAAGRCPVLKPAPDMIESLMGSAGVAPENTWVVGDNYTDLEAARRAGANSVFVTYGYGTPGNETPTRRCDTFEALLDII comes from the coding sequence GTGGAACCTGGAAAATTAATTATTTTTGACCTGGATGGAACTCTGGTGGATTCCTGCATGGATCTGGCGACGGCGGTCAATCTGATGCGCGCTCATTTCGGGCTGCCTGCGTTGGCGCTCGAGACCATCAGGGGGTTTGTGGGCAATGGCGTGAAAATGCTGGTTACCCGAGCGCTGGAGGGAACCGGGATTGATGTGGATGACGCCTTGAAGGTGCAGATGCCGCTTTACCTGGCGCATGCCGTTGAGAAAACGGCGCTTTACCCCGGAGTGCATGAGGGGCTCGCGCGTTTGCGTGAGCGGGGGTATCGTCTGGCGGTGGCGACCAACAAACCGGCGGAATCCTGCGATTTGATCCTGACTCACCTGGGGATTTTCGATTGGTTTATGGCCGTGATGGCGGCGGGACGTTGTCCGGTGTTAAAACCGGCGCCTGACATGATTGAGAGCCTGATGGGGAGCGCCGGGGTCGCGCCGGAGAATACCTGGGTGGTAGGGGACAATTACACGGATCTGGAAGCGGCCCGCCGTGCCGGGGCTAACAGTGTGTTTGTCACCTATGGGTATGGGACGCCTGGTAATGAAACCCCCACGCGGCGCTGTGACACGTTTGAGGCCCTATTGGACATTATATGA
- a CDS encoding immunoglobulin domain-containing protein, translating to MTNMPGRLSVHAFYTRCIGLPLAGVAFCLSLLLPQATMATSGGATITVWATNGTTTIVSSAAASKVNGTDFGACVPGNAYTNTLYVSNDGDGTPLTISSWTTNGPGFTFTGIPSSVLYGAKTPFKVIYLPPASGSNSVSLVINNSASGAYTVKLAGSGPVATTPVITAQPVSAVVAVDQLASLSVSNSGTGPFVYKWIKDGVILSGQTNSTLSISSFKFTDSGSYSVVITNSVGMSISLPASLSVPNAPLRAWGSNGSGQLGNGTTGGPTNRPALVANNVVAVAGGWSHSLFVQADGTLWAMGYNGSGQLGNGTTGGSTNRPVQVADNVLAVAGGFSHSLFVKADGTLWAMGANGSGQLGNGTTADTNQPVQVASNVVTAAAGYSHSLFVKADGTLWAMGANDYGQLGNGTTGGSTNRPVQVASNVAAAAGGNAFSQFVKADGTLWAMGENNSGQLGNGTTGGSTNRPVQVASNVVAAGGGYSHSLFVKADRTLWAVGNNTKGQLGNGATGDPTNRPIQVASNVAAVAGGQNNSLFVKADGTLWGMGNNIDGQLGNGTMTDTNRPVQVSGNLLAAVMAKAPTACHSLAIAVALPAVSVSNRTVTFGQSTNFMAAVTGDSPFTYQWQKNGTNVVSATNVTYTISGAALSDAGSYAVMVASPYGSATSLVATLTVSKADQTITFPDIGDQLTTNHVGLVATATSGLSVTFTTNGGPAIITGGTNLTFSGTGIVSIVASQAGDTDWNAAPNVTNTFEVTPVVNHAPVGTSNTVTTVEDTPYTFATADFGFTDPNDAPANALAAVMITTVPGTGTLRSGGSVVTNGQRIAVAS from the coding sequence ATGACAAACATGCCCGGACGGTTATCGGTTCACGCGTTTTATACTCGTTGCATAGGCCTTCCCTTGGCCGGGGTCGCTTTCTGTCTCAGCCTGCTGCTGCCGCAAGCCACGATGGCAACGTCGGGCGGAGCAACCATCACGGTATGGGCCACAAACGGAACCACGACCATCGTCAGCAGCGCGGCGGCCAGCAAGGTCAACGGTACAGACTTCGGGGCGTGCGTGCCGGGGAACGCCTACACCAACACGCTGTATGTCAGTAACGATGGGGACGGGACACCGCTCACCATCAGCAGTTGGACCACGAACGGACCGGGCTTTACTTTCACCGGCATCCCCTCGTCAGTTTTGTATGGAGCAAAGACGCCCTTCAAGGTGATTTACCTCCCGCCCGCCAGCGGCAGCAACTCCGTCTCGCTGGTCATCAACAACTCGGCCTCCGGGGCCTACACGGTCAAACTCGCGGGTTCGGGGCCGGTCGCAACTACCCCCGTCATCACAGCCCAGCCGGTGAGCGCGGTGGTCGCGGTTGACCAGCTGGCCAGTCTGAGCGTCAGCAACAGCGGCACAGGGCCGTTTGTCTACAAATGGATCAAGGACGGAGTCATCCTTTCCGGTCAGACGAACAGTACGTTGAGTATTTCTTCCTTCAAGTTCACCGATAGCGGCAGTTACTCTGTGGTGATCACAAACTCGGTCGGAATGTCTATCAGTCTGCCGGCCAGCCTGAGCGTGCCCAATGCGCCGCTGCGGGCTTGGGGCAGCAATGGTTCCGGCCAGCTGGGCAACGGCACGACGGGTGGTCCCACGAACCGGCCTGCTCTAGTGGCGAACAATGTGGTGGCGGTGGCTGGCGGCTGGAGTCATTCTCTGTTTGTGCAGGCGGACGGCACGCTGTGGGCCATGGGCTACAATGGCTCTGGCCAGTTGGGCAACGGCACGACGGGTGGTTCCACGAACCGGCCTGTTCAGGTGGCGGACAACGTGCTGGCGGTGGCTGGCGGCTTTTCTCATTCCCTGTTTGTGAAAGCAGACGGCACGCTCTGGGCCATGGGTGCCAATGGCTCTGGCCAGCTGGGCAACGGCACGACAGCCGACACCAACCAGCCGGTACAGGTGGCGAGCAACGTGGTGACGGCGGCAGCCGGCTATTCTCACTCCCTGTTTGTGAAAGCGGACGGCACGCTGTGGGCCATGGGCGCCAATGACTACGGCCAACTGGGCAATGGCACGACGGGTGGTTCCACGAACCGGCCTGTTCAGGTGGCCAGCAACGTGGCGGCGGCCGCCGGGGGCAATGCGTTTTCCCAGTTTGTGAAGGCGGACGGCACGCTGTGGGCCATGGGCGAGAATAACTCCGGCCAGTTGGGCAACGGCACGACGGGTGGTTCCACGAACCGGCCTGTACAGGTGGCCAGCAACGTGGTGGCGGCGGGCGGCGGCTATTCTCACTCCCTGTTTGTGAAAGCGGACAGGACGCTCTGGGCCGTGGGCAACAATACTAAAGGCCAGCTAGGCAATGGCGCGACGGGTGATCCCACCAACCGGCCAATTCAGGTGGCGAGCAACGTAGCGGCCGTGGCCGGCGGCCAGAATAACTCCCTGTTTGTGAAGGCGGACGGCACACTGTGGGGCATGGGCAACAATATCGATGGCCAGTTGGGCAACGGCACGATGACCGATACCAATCGGCCGGTGCAGGTCTCTGGAAACCTGCTGGCCGCTGTAATGGCCAAAGCACCGACGGCTTGCCATTCTCTGGCAATCGCAGTCGCCTTGCCGGCGGTGTCCGTATCCAACCGGACGGTTACGTTCGGTCAGTCGACCAACTTCATGGCCGCTGTCACTGGCGACAGTCCGTTCACCTATCAATGGCAAAAGAACGGCACCAATGTCGTGAGCGCCACGAATGTGACTTACACGATCTCCGGTGCGGCCCTGAGCGACGCCGGCAGTTACGCCGTGATGGTTGCCAGTCCCTATGGCAGTGCAACCAGCCTTGTCGCCACTCTGACGGTTTCCAAGGCCGATCAGACGATCACCTTTCCGGACATCGGCGACCAGTTGACCACCAACCACGTTGGGCTGGTGGCGACGGCCACCTCGGGCCTGAGCGTGACATTCACAACCAATGGCGGTCCGGCAATCATTACAGGCGGCACGAACCTGACCTTCAGCGGGACGGGCATCGTCAGTATCGTGGCCTCGCAGGCAGGTGACACGGACTGGAACGCCGCCCCCAATGTGACCAACACGTTCGAGGTGACACCCGTTGTCAACCACGCCCCCGTAGGCACCTCCAACACGGTGACCACGGTGGAAGACACGCCATACACGTTCGCGACGGCGGACTTTGGCTTCACCGATCCAAACGACGCTCCGGCCAACGCCTTGGCTGCCGTCATGATCACCACGGTGCCGGGAACGGGAACGCTACGTTCCGGCGGGAGTGTGGTGACGAACGGACAGAGGATTGCGGTCGCGTCCTGA
- a CDS encoding manganese efflux pump MntP family protein, whose product MSLIEILLLSIGLAMDAFAVSVTSGIAIKNLRLKHALLIALTFGGFQAVMPVIGWLAGLGLQQVLCNVDHWIAFVLLSIIGGKMIYEAFQLEGAEEADNPLKIAVLLVLGIATSIDALAVGVTFAMIKVAIITPIVLIGSVTFALCLAGVYIGDAFGHFFEKKIEIFGGLVLIGIGLKILIQHLMM is encoded by the coding sequence ATGAGTCTGATTGAAATCCTGCTCTTGTCTATCGGGTTGGCGATGGATGCCTTTGCGGTCTCTGTTACCAGCGGCATTGCCATCAAAAATCTCCGGCTCAAGCATGCCCTCCTGATTGCCCTGACCTTTGGCGGCTTTCAGGCGGTGATGCCGGTCATCGGCTGGCTTGCCGGACTCGGGCTCCAGCAAGTGCTTTGCAATGTAGATCACTGGATCGCCTTCGTATTGTTAAGCATCATTGGTGGGAAGATGATCTACGAGGCGTTTCAGCTGGAAGGGGCTGAGGAGGCCGACAATCCGCTTAAAATCGCTGTTCTACTCGTGTTAGGCATTGCCACCAGTATTGATGCCCTGGCCGTGGGGGTCACCTTTGCCATGATCAAGGTGGCGATCATCACCCCGATCGTCCTGATTGGCTCCGTCACCTTTGCCCTTTGTCTGGCGGGCGTTTATATCGGGGATGCCTTCGGGCATTTCTTCGAAAAGAAAATCGAAATCTTCGGCGGGTTAGTTCTCATCGGCATCGGCCTCAAGATCCTGATCCAGCATCTGATGATGTAG